The segment TTTCAAATGTAAGACAATAAGGCATATAATGCATGCTATATTTCCAACAATCTAGAAATTAACTATTATAAGAAAGTGGGAAACTTGGTTTTCTAATTTATCGTTTTAACCTGCCAAGAAAGTTTTCAAATGGTAACGTAGAAAAATTAGGCCTACGGTACTGGCAAGTACTACTGCCACTGCACTAAAACAACCATATGGTAAGGCTAAAGGCAAGGTACTGTTGAGTGTAGAATACTGTAGACTGTGACTCACTGactgtactaaaaaaaaagttgataagTCCGTCATATCGGGAAAAGACAAAAATGACTCCATAGAGTCCATTCAACTCTGTGATATTTTACgactcgagagacgatcttttccctttgcaacttcttgtgtgacaaaagaggccaatccttgatacacagctgccgtcacaggttgggcatatcatatgtaatcaccagtcgccgttgcattttcacccttgagccacttataaaaaatattataattaaatatatgctctctctccatgtggatcatCCAGTGCCACTGCAAGCAACGAATCAGAAGTCTATACTACTATAAAGATCTGATAAAGAAAATGgccattgtattttaaattaggttGAAATAGTTGAAAAAGGATGAGAGAAGTGTAGACAGTAGCTGAGTCGCTGAGTAGACtctttactctagatctaattttggatttaaaaaaaaaaattagatctagattgtttCGTATCTATAAAACTTTTTACTTCAACGTCTCATtagagttctttcccttgaaATTTCACCATGGTACAAGTAAAATGTTTATAGATGGCGCTGTAGTCAAATGCCGATACTGCGAtaggttttaattttttgaagttataactctagactagactagatttcCTGATCTAACCTACTATCtatcaatattatttttaacagtaactaaatctagatttacacctcttagatctagaaatacgTTTTCTACTAAACTCTGCAAGTAAAGACAGCACAATAATTCAAAATGAGCTACAGAGATCTGAGAAGTGAGTTTATAAGAGAGATAagacataaataataataaatgtcataaaagacaagtttatagtttatttattataattataatagtctATATCATTATGATTATCTATCACTATCACAGACAATCAGTCATAATGTGAATGTGACAATGACAATATTgtcaatataaatattattaattcatTATTGATTATTCATAATATTGTCAATAATCATAATGACAATATTAGATTTACCGgtatatagtatataatataataattaatattgaaTATCAATAATTGACAATATGTCAATATTATATGATGaacatattttgttatattgatctaattattcattttattcaatatttaaaataattgtaattacATGCTCTAGCTATTACACTCTTaaatactagaatctagatctagcactagATTGACGTACAATACTGACTTTTTGACTATACTCCCCTCCATGgtagaagtctagatctagttatagatctacatggctATGCAGATagctttggccaacagttaatgacCAGGGTGTGGTGTAggcagcacaatgaccaacctcctttactttcccaaactaaagcctattagagttgggtggactcagggatgccctaaaaatccagaaattaaaagtcccattcttcaccaagatttgaacccaggaccccaggttcataAGCCTAATGctcaaccactcagccaccacgccctaGTATTATATATTGGACTAGGatttagattatcttcaactctgaaggaacatcagaaacatgcaaaacatttgATACCggtattttatattattgccATGACAAATGCTATTCTTTTGCATCCAGATTTTACAGAAATGATGAGAGCTTTAGGATTCCATCGTCTTATCTCTATGGAAAATTTTAGAACCCCAAACTTTAAATTAGTTTATGAATGTCTTATTTGGCTGATGAAGAGGtatcattttccttttttttaatgaagtaaaataaatattgtaatttttatCAATGTTAGTTCTAACAGCTACATATTTACTTAAAGTTTATATGATGTTCTAGACCAGaggttttcaaacttttttggcCAGGGGACCCCTTTATACCTAGCTAAATTTTGCTATGGACCACTAAGTGAAAAAGCTACATTAATGCATATTATATATGTGACAACAAtccaaagaaatttaaaaaatagagttGAATAAACGAGTAATAGACCAGCTCTCACACAAAGTTCAAGGAGAAAAAATGCCTATTAGAAGCTGTCCAAACATAACGAACACATAATATTGCATCTTAGAACTGGACACAGTagagacaacacatgttccagaAGCTAAAAATAGGGACTAGTAAGATTTGCCTTTATGGAGCTTCACTAgggaatgccgaccatgtcttCAAAGCTGCATATTCTTGAGAGGCCTGagcaagacactggccccaaactCCGCACCCCCACacaatagaacaaaaaatatatggagagctgccagATCTGAAAAACCACTGAGCAGTTCATCACAAATATAGGACTACTTGTTTGAGCTTTCCAACATATAAATGAGAATGAAGAGGAAGAAGAAGCTGTGATTGGGATTTAAGTTTATTCTTGTGCAAAAGGATTCAATACCCAGTAGGTAGTATCCAAGTGAAGAATATTTTCAAATCTTTAGTTTGAGTAtgtaatagacatattaaatgatagaatttaagtcattggttaacatgcatgactagatacatgacgtaatcatcttttttttgaagtatgtctgtattatataagataagataaacagaAGTAAGGGGCAAGTAAATTATCATTCAAATTATTCAATTGGATAAACTAGCTTTTAGCagagaagttattttaattgcattcaattttcatctttctgtgaAGCCCCAtcagaacacagtttgagaaccattgtTCTAAACAGctctaaagtaattaattaaattattagtgTGTatggctagattaacacataAAATACACGGGgcccaataatttttttttcagtagatTAGATAGAGATTTCACTTATAAAAGGAttttaagatatttaatttatttttgatgtgaagtattttttttatatgctatttataaatatcattttttcttgaaaaaatctagatatgaTCCTAATGCTGATCTTGCAATCGACATTGATACAGAACAAGATCGTGTGATATTTATTAAAACTGTTGCAGAGTTCTTAGTAAGTATTTTGACATGGTTGACATAAAGATTTTGTGCTGGATGGGTAAATGTATATTGTGCGATACAATAAACATTGATAGAGGAGACCTACTGGACAATTGTTATAATATATAATCTTTAAGCCTTTGTTTGTATCTGATGGCCCCAAGGccttaatgttttttgttttcattttggtCCAGCAtggttttaatttaatgtatttctcTTGACATGGTTAACTCTTAACATACTATACTTTCTTTAaagataattaatattattttaaaatgtgtattaaaaTAGAGGTTAACAAAATAGATAGTTCTGGTAGTTTGTGGTAGCAGCAAGACAGTGTGGTTAAATTTGAGAGTTCTGAGTTACAAATCCAAAATTTGAGTCAAAGTATAGATCAGGGATTTATTTGTTCATGTTACTCACATTCATTTTGATTTTCAGGATGTTCATGGCTCCATTAAACTCGTTATAAGTCTGATGTTCCTGACATCTGTTAGACTTGAATCTTGATCCTGACATTTGTTAGGTTTGAGTCTAGTTCCTGACATCTGCTACTGTTAGGTTTGAGTCTACTTCCTGACATCTGCCACTGTTAGGTTTGAGTCTAGTTCCTGACATCTGCTACTGTTAGGTTTGGATCTAGTTCCTGACATCTAATACTGTTAGGTTTGAGTCTAGTTCCTGACATCAGCTACATTTAGATTTGAATCTAGTTCATGACATCTGCTACTGTTAGGTTTGAGTCTAGTTCCTGACATCTGCTAGACTTGAGATTTTTTTCCTTACAGCTGTTGGTCACACATAGTACAGATGATTGTTAGTACACAATCTCACTTGAGttcacaaatataaacaaacattttgggTTAAAATCGATATAAGTATACATATTCACAGCATTCAGATTTGAAGGTAATTTTATCCTAGCCTAAACCTCTCTTGAGGATGATGGGGGATTGGGGGATGGAAGGGTATATTCAAACAACAGTCCAGTTTGCATACCaaactattattatttctttcttgAACAAAAAATTCTGCTTCTGTGGTAAACTTCTTGGATGATCATCAACATGGTCCTGAGTTTAAACCCTACCCTCTATTATCCACTATCCTCCTCTGAGAGGTTTGGGCTAGTAGGAAAAAATCATTTCTAATGGACACTTGAaagtcttctttttcttcttaaactgtcaggtagacttgagccttcggctcttggaactctaggtcagcaaaagtgaacaagaactccctctcaccggcctgtatgaaaacagtgtacactgttttgtctggcgggtgggtcagactcacgGCAAGAGGCtgcgtatagatctactaagacccccgccattttttttttctataccaggctaaccgtgcaggacacgccatttattatgtaacggccccttgaggaacagcgtctggattgtgacaaggttgtgggagcttttttacaactccgcctAGTGctatgaggatgctctcgcacccccttaggcacccccatgggagtcttgttttgctaccctttagcctaatcatTTCCTCTTACGATCATTTCcaccactatgaggcagggtagcatgcccaggACACTTGAAATTCAAGTTGTTATAATCTTCTTGCAAACGTTTACCTATTATTTGTATAATTCATAAACACTTTGTATTCTGTAGACTTAAAAACTTAATATTAATCACTGTCTTCTCTTCAGGCAACAAAGGCTCATATAAAGTTAAACACCAAAAAGCTTTATGGAGCTGATGGCTATGCTGTGAAAGAAATGCTTAAAGTCACAAATGTCCTGTACAATGCCACCAAAAGTAATGTAGCTGGTAAACTGGAATCAGGGGCTGGAGATGTTTCCAGTGTTGCTTTTGATGTTTCCTCAAGGGTAGTAGAGAAATTTGTGTCATTTCTTTTTATGTGTCTATGAtcataacacatttttttttattcctatttAATGTTCAAATAATCTAGTcactaaacattcatattttatttgtcaatgaaaaataaagagagaaaaaatggCCAGTATGAGGATCAAACTCACACTATTAGTGCAATGCTCTAACAACTGAGCTAACCAACCATATTTCTAtgtgctaacttttagttttacATCCAACTTCAAATTCCACCTTTTCACCACCATGAAGAAAGaaggaattgaaaaaaaaggtgtatAGCATTAGTGTATTATTTTGTCTATGATTGTTAAACATTAACATAATTAGCTTTTGTGTCGTTTGTTTCTGTCAGATTCAAATATAATgcctcaatttattttttaatagataaatgAACTTAAAGAGGCAAGAAGATTGGCTTCAGAAATCACAGTAAAAGGAGCACAGTTGTATGATCTTTTAGGAAAAGAAGTTGATCTCAGGGTAACATTTCTTTGTAGTTTTTATTTAGAACAACTGTTTTTTGCCTTTAAATTATGTATataaatcatttcttttttttctttacttactATTAGTCTAGTTAAGATTGTATATTGTTTCAATGATTAAGGTTTTCTGTTTGATATTATAAAGGAACAGCGAGCTATGGTGTATATTGTTTAAGATATAAAGGTTTTCTGTTTGATATTATATAGGAACAGCGAGCTATGGTGTATATTGTTTAAATGATTAAGGTTTTCTGTTTGATATTATATAGGAACAGCGAGCTATGGTTGTAGCAAAAGCACTAGAGATAAATGAAGTGGAACATGGTCTTCAAGCATCCATTGAAGCTGTCAGGGTATGGTATCTCTTTCACTTAATTTTTGATCTGgtctcttttagtttttttttgttttttgtttttttgtgctaaatggaaaatatttttatcttgtCTCCCATCTGTTGAATATTTAGAATGaaattcaaaaaacaaaaaccatgCTTGACAATGTTGCATCTGATGAAGCCAATCTAGAAATAaagattgaaaagaaaaagagtgagCTTGAAAGAAATAACAAACGTCTTCAAACATTACAGAGTGTTAGGTAAGTTGATAAGTCTATTGGctaaaattgtagttaaacaaCCAGCAGATAGATACCATGTTTAGTACATTTGTTATCTTTCAGCATCCttcatttcaaaatttaattatgatttttacaaagcttatatcaattcacactgtctgtctgataGCAGTGGGAGGCCCTAAAGGCTAATTATCTGTCTATAGACTATATTTAAGCTAAGTAATAACACTACTATTaaagtatggaatgggttgcctgagccggccaggaaaatcaatgacttggcagaatttaagtcatcagTTAACATGCATCACTAGATGCATGACgggtaggatgtaatcatcttcttttttcaagtaacgtctgtattttataagataagataccaccacttcagtcaagtacaaattcattcccttgtttgacataccaaactaaataattaattaccaattgtaaattaactaatttttgttgttttttttaaactaattcttatgttgtcaggtaaaagaaataattgtgcaaaatttcagcttgattcgtgATTTGGAATGGGAAAAATAACatgtgcaaactttttaccaggcagacagagtgagttgatataagctttgtaaaaagtgatatattttttattcaaactGATGCTCACAAAAACAAGAATTAGACATGACACAAACTACTTAACATCCTTTTCTTTTTGACCATTGATTTCCATGCTCTCTCTGCTGGCTCTTTCTGACTGGCACCTCAGTCTGTTCCTATGTTGTGTTGATTTTTGCTGTAAAAACTATATAAAGTGCAATAAAGTTTGATTGGGATAAGATGCTAGTAAAatataactgtaatttcctttctttcCTCAAGGCCTGCTTATATGGATGAATATGAACGCCTGGAAGAAGACTTAGAGAAACTCTATGATGCTTACATGATCAAGTTTAGAAATTTAGCATTTTTGGAGACACAGCTTGAAGAACAGAACAAAGTTGAACAAGACAAATTAGAGGTAGAATTTTTTTATAGGCtaattcaaacatttattttgaattctAATAAATTGTTACAAAACATAGATTCTAAATGTCGATTTGAAATATGAGCATGaattatttgcttttatttttaggaAACTGAACAGCAACTTAAAGTTATGGCTGATAAGATCaaaacagaagaaagaaaacatcaACAGATTTCACCAGACGATGAAGATGACACAAATATTTTTGGtacataaaaattgttttcacattttgtatattatatttgtgtgtttgaAAATTTGTACTCTAAAAATGTTTACCAAAATAATTTGATCAGATGATGATAAAGACTCTGAAGAAGAATTGCCCAAAAGAGCCAGAGTTGCTGATCGCTTCAGAACTGAAGgtataacatttttaatgaatattctACACAAAAAGCTCTATGTAAATGTTCACATTATTATGTTttgaagaataaataaattttacaaatcTATATTTAGTCCCATTCACCCTCCACCATCACACATTCTTAAACAGATATTCAAGTTTTATAATACATCAATGTCATTCCGGCAGTTATGATTTTTTATCCTCCTAATATAATTCTTTACattgcatttaatttttttttacctttaattTCCAGCAAGTAATACTGCTCCTGCTAGGAACTTAGGTACCCTTGTTTGTGATGCATTTGACACGTCAGATGATGACGGCAACTTTTAGTAATTcataaatgtacttaaaatcATAAGCATTTAATAATCTAGCCTTTACacgtaataatattttttgaatgcgcatttaaaaagtaaaggtgaCTGAAGATAtcatataacaacaaaaaagtaaagttaaacaCAAATGCGACTAATTGAAGTTTATCacaacagaattattttttatagaaatgTATTAAGATGTATTTGCAAAGCTCTTAagtaatcaatcaattaatgttTCTGGCACTACCCACCTAACTAACTTTAGTGATTTCTCTCATTTCTCTTTAATGAATGTTTTAATTCACATCCTCCTAAATTTATTTCaagttattttttaacataCTTCCTATTgagaatacatttttattgtcatttagattttcatttcaGTTGTTTGAATTCATTacagaaaaaataatttcaagttATTTTGGTCATTTTAGTAATGTTCTTTCTTAGATAAAAGAAAATTCTTTAGTACTACTTTAATAGTTAATCCTATACATATGTAATTCACTTCAGTTATTGCTAACGAGTCTGCATTATTGAAAAATTAGTtgttatgtaatttttttttctaactgaaACCCCAAGAAATTTAAACAaagctgttttacaatgtttgaaacatttaaatcaatCCTAATGGTATTTATATTGTGTCTCTAGGAAAGACATTTTTACAATCTATAACTACAATACACACAAAGTATTTTCAtcatttcattaaaatatagataactattattttattattaatatacatCTAATCAACGTACAAAAattctatttctgtttttttttttttctttcttactttcaGCGCCTGGGCCACAGAAAGGTGGGAAAATTGCTGGCGGTATGAATCCAGAAATTAGTGAGGTATTAAAAAATTTATGATGGCTCTTGAAGGGAAGCTGATATATCATGTTTGTTTTGCATGAATTATGTATCGCTGTCATGAGTTGTCTGAATATCAGATAAGCACATCTTCTCTTTCTGTATGGACATGAAGAGCTCttctaaaacaaattttaataaacTTCTGTTTATGTgacatagtaggcctacatcactGAGAGTTCACCAAATCCTATCCCAATAGAAGTGAATGTTTTAATGATGTCCAAGTGAGCAGTCTACCACagagaaatgaaaatgtaaaactaaatttaacagAAAGGTCTTATATATTACTTCCTTTCCGacggaataaaaaaaatctcataaAAGATTTGATGAAgccttaaagaaagaaaaaatttaagaaaagaaatagatttCTCAAAGTAAAAGGTGCTGCAGAATGCTCAGCACCTGAAATGATGACACTAAGCTCAAAGCCTTGTACAACAGATCACAGTGACAAGTGTTTGGGGTTCAGCCAGGTTACCTGGCATCAAAATTACAGTGAGTTAGACACTGTCTAGGTCACACTTGTCATGATTAATGTGGTACTTGCTCAAAGGATTAAAAACTTGATGTCATAttgtactgggctttgtccaagaggtggggttgtctacgaagatctgatttatgaattgtgaacatataatatttacataagatttttaccaaattattaaatttttactacctttactattttaactgtgaatagaccttgtttttaatgatttaactgtatagaatttagcccttgttatataaaggaagagtgatccttaaaggattacgggcacgacatggcctaaattttGCCGATGTGCCttaactcaaaactcaaactcatatTGCATCCCCCTTGATCCATTCCTTCTTGTGGCTTGCCTTAGTTATGTTTTCTGCTGCCACTTTCAAGTTTAAGTGACAACTTTCCAATagtttctattttaaataacaTATATAGCCTCATTCTACGGTACACCCTTTTCTAGAGGTAGACTGCTCATTAggacattttacaaatatttgattgaagaaaattatatttataaaaaattgtattcaatTGATTGTACTTAGTTAATTAAAGTTATCATTAGTTTTTAacagctacaaaaaaaaaagctatctagtatttttttttatgtgaatgagttttaatgttttatttttctttttaaggaaAGTGGCTCTGAAGGTTCTGGTGATTCTGACATTGATTtagatgacgatgatgatgatgatgaggtggatgatgatgacgatgatgatgatgatgaagactTTAAAGCAATTAGTGGTATGCCCTCTCAGAAAGCCAGAAATCAGCCACCACCTGATGAAATGGATGATAGTGACTTCTGAGAAAAATTGTTTtcataaattattgaaatattaagttgtatatatttattattaattctaATGTTctgtaattaaatttacaatGCAATATAGACTGAGCatgttttctatttatttaataaatgttgATACACCTGCTATATAAGGTAATTGATTGCTGTAAATAGTTGTTGACAAATGATGTTTGAAGCAAGGAAACTGGACATTGTGTTCTCTTCATTAAGTACAGAGGTTCTGAAACGTAAGGATTTATATGTCAGTGAGGTAAATACCTGCTTCTAGGGTTAAACTATGAGGGATGTCTGGAAATGCAGAATCGAAACATTTCAACCTTCACATAAGTCAAAATGCCCATTAAGGCTACTAAGTCTTTGCTGCTAGGCAATtgttacctccccccccccccataccatAGTAAAGAATACAAATCTTAAGTTGTGAGTTTGTTTCACTTGAACCAAATGGAACTAtgcatattttataatattgtttgtattttgtcTTTACATGTTTTGGTTGTTCTTTAGAATTGAAGATTGTTGCCCAGCCCCCTCCCACAGGATGGCTAGTAGAGTTCAAGCCAGGGACCATGGAGACGACAGTCCATAGTGCATACCAccaagaccaatcgttatactaggcctgaacactgatctGCGACatcacagcctgtgggcagtagagaccaatagctcgttgccatgtcAGACGTGGCAACAAGCGATTGGTCTCCATAGCccataggttgtgacgttgcaggtcagtgtacaggccttctataacgttTGGTCTCGACCCAGGCTTCCATATCTCTTGttgaaatagatttaaaacACTTATAAATAGTACAATCATACATATATTTCACTCGGTCAGTCAAAACACAAGCACCAAGATTGGTTTGACAAAAACAATCTGCAAATCCAACAGCTTTTAACACACAAGCAACACTGCTTTAATGCCTTTCAAAGCTCAGAACGCTACACTTACATCAAAGGAGAGGTCAAGCTGAATCTGAGACTAATGAAGGAGTCATGGTTTAACAAAAAGGCAGTAGAAATCCAGTCCTACGCTGacaataaaaatgcaaaaatgttttttttattgaatcaaaACTTTTATGGTCCTCAGCAAAATGGCTCATCCCCCATATTCAGTGCTGGTGGAAACAAATTTCTCACAGACAAGGAGGAAATACTTGTTCGCTAGGCTGAACACTTCAGTACAGTCCTTGCCCATCTAGCATTAGCGCCGAAGCCATTGCAAGCCTGAAACTCCTAATAAACCATTCACTCGTTGACCCTCCCCGGCTCAATGAAGTAATGACTGCAATATCCAACCTCTCAACTGGCAAGGCACGGGGACTAGACTCCATCCCTGCT is part of the Biomphalaria glabrata chromosome 2, xgBioGlab47.1, whole genome shotgun sequence genome and harbors:
- the LOC106056248 gene encoding clusterin-associated protein 1-like isoform X1 is translated as MSYRDLRNFTEMMRALGFHRLISMENFRTPNFKLVYECLIWLMKRYDPNADLAIDIDTEQDRVIFIKTVAEFLATKAHIKLNTKKLYGADGYAVKEMLKVTNVLYNATKSNVAGKLESGAGDVSSVAFDVSSRINELKEARRLASEITVKGAQLYDLLGKEVDLREQRAMVVAKALEINEVEHGLQASIEAVRNEIQKTKTMLDNVASDEANLEIKIEKKKSELERNNKRLQTLQSVRPAYMDEYERLEEDLEKLYDAYMIKFRNLAFLETQLEEQNKVEQDKLEETEQQLKVMADKIKTEERKHQQISPDDEDDTNIFDDDKDSEEELPKRARVADRFRTEASNTAPARNLAPGPQKGGKIAGGMNPEISEESGSEGSGDSDIDLDDDDDDDEVDDDDDDDDDEDFKAISGMPSQKARNQPPPDEMDDSDF
- the LOC106056248 gene encoding clusterin-associated protein 1-like isoform X2, yielding MSYRDLRNFTEMMRALGFHRLISMENFRTPNFKLVYECLIWLMKRYDPNADLAIDIDTEQDRVIFIKTVAEFLATKAHIKLNTKKLYGADGYAVKEMLKVTNVLYNATKSNVAGKLESGAGDVSSVAFDVSSRINELKEARRLASEITVKGAQLYDLLGKEVDLREQRAMVVAKALEINEVEHGLQASIEAVRNEIQKTKTMLDNVASDEANLEIKIEKKKSELERNNKRLQTLQSVRPAYMDEYERLEEDLEKLYDAYMIKFRNLAFLETQLEEQNKVEQDKLEETEQQLKVMADKIKTEERKHQQISPDDEDDTNIFDDDKDSEEELPKRARVADRFRTEAPGPQKGGKIAGGMNPEISEESGSEGSGDSDIDLDDDDDDDEVDDDDDDDDDEDFKAISGMPSQKARNQPPPDEMDDSDF